A genomic stretch from Arachis stenosperma cultivar V10309 chromosome 3, arast.V10309.gnm1.PFL2, whole genome shotgun sequence includes:
- the LOC130969329 gene encoding fasciclin-like arabinogalactan protein 12: MMIKNQSLLFFTITLLISTTTIAQLSPSISPVVQPNPKPTTTPAASPKPLVPSLPSNSPSENIPDTPTVDVIAILRQAKSFNTLIRLMKITQLINQLNSQLITSKSGGLTILAPDDAAFSQLKPGFLNSLSDGQKLELVQFHVISDYVSSSNFDTLTNPVRTLAGAKPGKVELNVISYGGSVNISTGAVNTTINGIIYTDKHLAIYKVGKVLLPLDFFAVAKTPAKAPSLAPEPSGSAKAPKADKSLSPDSSTESSSQVNPTDQNSGTMKISGCGLVLGAVLVTIFSS; the protein is encoded by the coding sequence ATGATGATCAAAAACCAATCTCTATTGTTCTTCACAATAACACTACTAATTTCCACAACCACTATAGCACAATTATCACCATCTATATCCCCAGTAGTTCAACCAAACCCTAAACCAACAACAACACCAGCAGCATCACCAAAACCATTGGTACCTTCATTACCAAGCAACTCACCAAGTGAGAACATTCCAGACACACCCACTGTTGATGTCATCGCCATTCTGAGGCAAGCAAAGTCATTCAACACACTCATCAGACTCATGAAGATCACCCAATTGATCAACCAACTCAACTCTCAGCTCATCACTTCCAAGTCCGGCGGCCTCACCATCCTTGCCCCCGACGACGCTGCCTTCTCCCAACTCAAACCCGGCTTCCTCAACTCTCTTTCCGATGGACAGAAGCTTGAACTCGTGCAGTTCCACGTCATCTCCGACTACGTCTCGAGTTCCAACTTTGACACACTCACAAACCCGGTCAGGACACTGGCCGGCGCTAAACCGGGAAAGGTGGAACTCAATGTGATAAGCTATGGCGGCAGTGTTAACATCTCAACCGGAGCAGTTAACACTACAATTAATGGAATCATTTACACTGATAAGCATCTTGCTATCTATAAGGTTGGTAAGGTGCTCCTTCCTTTAGATTTCTTTGCGGTTGCTAAGACTCCTGCAAAGGCTCCATCTCTGGCTCCAGAACCTTCTGGTTCCGCAAAGGCTCCTAAAGCTGATAAGTCATTGTCCCCAGATTCCTCTACGGAATCATCATCTCAGGTTAATCCCACTGATCAAAACTCTGGGACAATGAAAATCAGTGGATGTGGACTTGTTCTTGGTGCAGTTCTCGTGACTATATTTTCATCATAA